A portion of the Pseudoxanthomonas sp. JBR18 genome contains these proteins:
- the pyk gene encoding pyruvate kinase, which yields MNTTQQRRTKILATLGPSTDAPGVLEKLFRAGVNVVRLNFSHGSPDSQRQRAEAVRAAAAAVGAEVGIMADLPGPKIRIERFAAGKVYLKAGARFDLVAEADAPPGDEQQVGVSYLGLPGDVAPDDVLLLDDGMLQLRVKQVQGQRIITEVLNDAALSDRKGLNKQGGGLSLGALTPHDHDLIKVAADIGVDFIAVSFCRNAADMEEARASARKHGSDAHVVSKVERAEAIANLKEVVGASDVVMVARGDLGVEVGDAELPGLQKQIIREAIEQNKVVITATQMLQSMVESPLPTRAEVMDVANAVIDGTDAVMLSGETAAGQYPVLAVEAMARICVGAERSFAMDTDFEAAQRNLQRADHAIAMATMFLSEHIGLGGVVALTESGGTAGFLSRFRSSVPVYAFSRHDAARRRMSMMRGVTPIAFDSRGMVPREAARASIQMLVQSGLLAAGDRVVFTSGEHMETHGATNTLRLLEVGADGRASGLGEL from the coding sequence ATGAACACGACACAGCAGCGCCGCACCAAGATTCTTGCCACCCTCGGGCCCTCAACCGACGCACCTGGCGTGCTGGAAAAGCTCTTCCGGGCGGGGGTCAACGTGGTCCGCCTGAACTTCTCCCACGGATCGCCCGATAGCCAGCGCCAGCGCGCCGAAGCGGTGCGGGCCGCCGCTGCCGCGGTCGGCGCGGAGGTGGGCATCATGGCCGACCTGCCGGGGCCAAAGATCCGCATCGAGCGCTTTGCCGCCGGCAAGGTCTACCTGAAGGCGGGCGCACGGTTCGATCTGGTCGCCGAAGCCGATGCACCTCCAGGCGACGAGCAGCAGGTCGGTGTGAGCTACCTGGGGCTGCCAGGCGATGTGGCGCCGGACGATGTGCTGCTGCTGGACGACGGCATGCTCCAGCTGCGGGTCAAGCAGGTACAGGGCCAGCGGATCATCACCGAAGTCCTCAACGACGCCGCCCTGAGTGACCGCAAGGGCCTGAACAAGCAGGGAGGCGGTCTGTCCCTGGGCGCGCTGACGCCGCATGATCATGACCTCATCAAGGTCGCGGCCGACATCGGCGTGGATTTCATCGCTGTGTCCTTCTGCCGCAATGCGGCGGACATGGAAGAGGCGCGGGCCAGCGCCCGCAAACACGGCAGCGATGCCCACGTGGTGTCCAAGGTCGAACGTGCCGAGGCGATCGCCAATCTCAAGGAAGTCGTCGGCGCCAGCGACGTGGTCATGGTCGCGCGTGGCGATCTGGGCGTGGAGGTCGGCGATGCCGAGCTGCCCGGCCTGCAGAAACAGATCATTCGCGAGGCGATCGAGCAGAACAAGGTCGTCATCACTGCGACCCAGATGCTGCAGTCCATGGTCGAAAGCCCGTTGCCCACGCGCGCGGAGGTCATGGACGTGGCCAATGCCGTGATCGATGGCACCGACGCGGTCATGCTGTCGGGGGAAACGGCGGCTGGGCAGTATCCGGTGCTGGCCGTCGAAGCGATGGCGCGCATCTGCGTGGGCGCCGAGCGTTCCTTCGCCATGGATACCGATTTCGAGGCCGCCCAGCGCAACCTGCAGCGGGCCGACCACGCCATCGCCATGGCCACGATGTTCCTGTCCGAGCACATCGGCCTGGGCGGCGTGGTGGCGCTGACCGAGTCCGGCGGGACGGCGGGCTTTCTGTCGCGCTTCCGCTCCTCGGTTCCGGTCTATGCCTTCTCACGGCACGACGCCGCGCGGCGCCGCATGTCCATGATGCGTGGCGTCACGCCGATCGCCTTCGATAGCCGCGGCATGGTCCCGCGCGAGGCCGCGCGTGCCAGCATCCAGATGCTGGTCCAAAGCGGCTTGCTGGCCGCAGGCGACCGGGTGGTGTTCACCAGCGGCGAGCACATGGAAACCCATGGTGCGACCAACACCCTGCGCCTGCTCGAAGTCGGCGCCGATGGGCGCGCCAGCGGGCTGGGCGAGCTGTAA
- a CDS encoding HAD hydrolase-like protein, with amino-acid sequence MRSFPIVFFDLDGTLVDSEPGIINGIQHVFSSLGRPVPEAKTLRPWIGPPMRDSFQAAFADEALVAQALSLYRARYDTIGWTELSVYAGIPELIGALHAQGRRLAVVTSKNERSARQILSGLPFGACFSDIIGASDDGSRRFKPDLIAEALRRLEAESGQCVMIGDRRMDIDGANHHHMHSIGVLWGFGDRDELEQAGAGAVVTSPAALQQLLV; translated from the coding sequence CTGGTCGATTCCGAGCCCGGCATCATCAACGGCATCCAGCACGTGTTTTCCTCGCTTGGGCGCCCCGTGCCAGAGGCCAAAACATTGCGCCCCTGGATTGGCCCGCCGATGCGCGACAGTTTCCAGGCGGCCTTTGCCGACGAGGCGCTGGTGGCGCAGGCGCTGTCGTTGTACCGCGCCCGTTACGACACGATTGGCTGGACCGAGCTATCGGTCTATGCCGGCATTCCGGAGCTCATCGGCGCGCTGCATGCGCAAGGGCGCAGACTGGCCGTGGTGACCTCGAAGAACGAGCGCTCGGCGCGCCAGATCCTGTCCGGGCTCCCGTTCGGCGCCTGCTTCTCGGACATCATCGGCGCCAGCGACGACGGGTCACGACGCTTCAAGCCCGATCTGATCGCCGAGGCGCTGCGGCGCCTGGAGGCCGAGTCAGGGCAGTGCGTGATGATCGGAGACCGGCGCATGGACATCGACGGCGCCAACCACCATCACATGCATAGTATCGGCGTGCTTTGGGGATTTGGTGATCGCGACGAACTTGAGCAGGCCGGTGCGGGCGCCGTCGTGACCAGTCCGGCAGCGCTTCAACAACTCTTGGTCTGA
- a CDS encoding class I fructose-bisphosphate aldolase, translated as MSVEELAETALALVSPGKGLIAIDESSNTIAKRFASVGVENSAEHRRRYRELLITTPDLNASISGAILFDETIQQSTRDDVPFARYLADHDIIPGIRVDKGAVPLAGCPGELITEGLDGLRDRLKAYYALGARFAKWRAVITMGDDIPSGTCLETNAHALARFAALCQEQGLVPVVEPEVLMDGDHDLQTSYEVTEAMLRSLFGALYDQNVLLEGTILRASMILPGKSCDEQASVEEVAEATVMCLKSTVPAILPGVVFLSGGQSDRDATAHLDAMNRMGKLPWALSFSYGRALQQAALSHWSKDLAGNFAKAQSIVAKWAQANSQAALGQWNG; from the coding sequence ATGAGCGTTGAAGAGCTCGCAGAAACCGCGCTCGCCCTGGTCTCGCCAGGCAAGGGCCTGATCGCCATCGACGAGTCGTCGAACACGATCGCCAAGCGGTTCGCCAGCGTGGGGGTCGAGAACAGCGCGGAGCATCGCCGCCGCTACCGCGAGTTGTTGATCACCACGCCGGACCTCAATGCGTCCATTTCCGGCGCGATTCTGTTCGACGAGACCATCCAGCAGTCCACCCGGGATGACGTCCCGTTCGCGCGTTACCTGGCCGACCACGACATCATCCCCGGCATCAGGGTCGACAAAGGCGCCGTACCGCTGGCTGGCTGCCCGGGGGAGCTGATCACCGAGGGGCTGGATGGTCTGCGCGATCGCCTCAAGGCGTACTACGCGCTGGGCGCCCGGTTCGCCAAATGGCGGGCCGTGATCACGATGGGTGACGACATTCCTTCCGGAACCTGCCTTGAGACCAATGCGCACGCGCTGGCCCGGTTCGCCGCGCTCTGCCAGGAGCAGGGGTTGGTGCCGGTCGTCGAGCCAGAAGTGCTGATGGATGGCGATCACGACCTCCAGACCAGCTACGAAGTGACCGAGGCGATGCTGCGCTCGCTGTTCGGCGCGCTCTACGACCAGAACGTCCTGCTCGAAGGGACGATCCTGCGGGCCTCGATGATCTTGCCGGGCAAGTCCTGCGACGAGCAGGCCAGCGTCGAAGAGGTCGCCGAAGCTACCGTGATGTGCCTGAAAAGCACGGTGCCGGCAATCCTGCCGGGCGTAGTGTTCCTGTCGGGCGGTCAGTCCGACCGTGATGCCACGGCGCATCTCGATGCGATGAACCGCATGGGCAAGCTGCCCTGGGCGCTGAGCTTTTCCTATGGGCGTGCGCTTCAGCAGGCCGCGCTGTCGCATTGGTCCAAGGACCTGGCCGGCAACTTCGCCAAGGCCCAGTCCATCGTCGCCAAGTGGGCACAGGCCAACAGCCAGGCCGCTCTGGGGCAGTGGAACGGTTGA
- a CDS encoding type II secretion system F family protein: MAVTRSAARKSTPVARNTKQLSTFVWQGADKRGVKMKGEQDARNANLLRAELRAKGITPTVVKPKPKPLFGSAGKPIKPGDIAFFSRQMATMMKSGVPIITSLEIIGGGHKNPRMKKMIEGIRTDIEGGSSLSEAISKYPVQFDELYRNLVRAGEGAGVLETVLDTIATYKENLEALKGKIKKAMFYPAMTIAVALIVSAILLIFVVPQFEAVFASFGADLPAFTKMIVAASKVATTYWWLALIVAGGGAFAFIFALKRSIPMQHAVDRALLKIPVIGQILNNSAIARFARTLAVTFKAGVPLVEALDTVAGATGSTVYEKAVLRIRDDVAVGYPVNMAMKQTNLFPHMVIQMTAIGEEAGALDTMLFKVAEYFEQEVNNAVDALSSLIEPAIMVILGVLVGGMVIGMYLPIFKLGAVVG, translated from the coding sequence ATGGCCGTAACCCGTTCAGCCGCTCGGAAGTCCACTCCGGTCGCGCGCAACACAAAGCAGCTTTCCACGTTCGTCTGGCAGGGGGCCGACAAGCGTGGCGTCAAGATGAAGGGCGAGCAGGACGCGAGGAACGCGAACCTGCTCCGCGCCGAGCTGCGTGCGAAAGGCATCACGCCCACGGTGGTGAAGCCGAAGCCGAAGCCGTTGTTCGGTTCTGCCGGCAAGCCGATCAAGCCAGGCGACATTGCATTCTTCAGTCGCCAGATGGCGACGATGATGAAATCCGGCGTCCCCATCATCACTTCGCTGGAGATCATCGGCGGCGGGCACAAGAACCCGCGCATGAAGAAGATGATCGAGGGAATTCGCACCGACATCGAAGGCGGCTCATCCCTGTCCGAGGCGATCAGCAAATACCCGGTCCAGTTCGATGAGCTGTATCGCAACCTTGTCCGCGCGGGCGAAGGCGCAGGTGTACTGGAAACGGTGCTGGACACCATTGCGACCTACAAGGAAAACCTCGAAGCGCTGAAGGGCAAGATCAAGAAGGCGATGTTCTATCCCGCGATGACGATCGCGGTCGCCCTGATCGTGAGTGCGATTCTGTTGATCTTTGTGGTACCACAGTTCGAGGCCGTGTTCGCCAGCTTTGGTGCAGATCTTCCGGCCTTCACCAAAATGATCGTCGCTGCATCCAAGGTAGCCACCACCTACTGGTGGCTCGCTTTGATCGTCGCCGGTGGTGGTGCGTTTGCGTTTATCTTTGCGCTTAAGCGATCAATCCCGATGCAGCACGCAGTGGACCGTGCGCTGTTGAAGATCCCCGTCATCGGCCAGATCCTCAACAACAGCGCGATCGCACGCTTCGCACGCACCTTGGCGGTGACCTTCAAGGCGGGCGTGCCCTTGGTCGAAGCCCTCGACACCGTCGCGGGGGCCACCGGCAGCACAGTCTACGAAAAAGCGGTCCTGCGCATTCGCGACGACGTCGCGGTCGGCTACCCCGTGAACATGGCGATGAAGCAGACCAACCTGTTCCCGCACATGGTCATCCAGATGACCGCCATCGGTGAGGAAGCCGGCGCACTGGACACCATGCTGTTCAAGGTCGCCGAATACTTCGAGCAGGAAGTCAACAACGCAGTGGACGCGCTGAGCAGCCTGATCGAGCCTGCGATCATGGTGATTCTGGGCGTCCTGGTCGGCGGTATGGTGATCGGCATGTATCTCCCGATCTTCAAACTCGGCGCGGTGGTCGGCTGA
- a CDS encoding A24 family peptidase gives MSFLDQHPGLGYPVAGALGLMVGSFLNVVILRLPRRLEWQSRQDANEILEQPEIYDPPPPGIVVEPSHCPHCKHRLSWFENIPLFSWLALRGRCRHCHAPISVQYPAVELLVAVLALACVWRFGFGWQGFGAALLSCFLVALSGIDLRTRLLPDDLTLPLMWLGLIASLEHLYVQPKPALLGAIAGYVSLWSVWWLFKQLTGKEGMGHGDFKLLAAIGAWTGLTGILPTILFSSVVGVVIGGAWLALKGRDRSTQIPFGPYLAIAGWIVFFWGHEIIDGYMRLSGLR, from the coding sequence ATGTCGTTCCTTGATCAACACCCCGGACTGGGCTATCCGGTCGCCGGGGCGCTCGGCCTCATGGTCGGCAGCTTCCTCAACGTGGTGATCCTGCGCCTACCGCGCCGCTTGGAGTGGCAGTCTCGCCAGGATGCCAACGAGATCCTGGAGCAGCCGGAGATCTACGACCCGCCCCCGCCAGGCATCGTAGTGGAGCCGTCGCACTGCCCCCACTGCAAGCACAGGTTGTCCTGGTTCGAGAACATCCCGCTGTTCAGCTGGCTGGCGCTGCGTGGACGGTGTCGGCACTGCCATGCGCCGATCTCGGTGCAATACCCGGCCGTGGAGCTGTTGGTCGCGGTGCTGGCGCTGGCCTGCGTCTGGCGATTTGGCTTCGGCTGGCAGGGTTTCGGCGCTGCGCTGTTGAGTTGTTTCCTGGTCGCGCTGTCCGGCATCGACCTGCGGACGCGGCTGCTGCCCGATGACCTCACCCTGCCGCTGATGTGGTTGGGCTTGATCGCCAGCCTCGAGCATCTCTACGTCCAGCCCAAGCCCGCCCTGCTCGGCGCGATCGCCGGCTACGTCTCGCTCTGGTCAGTGTGGTGGCTGTTCAAACAGCTCACGGGGAAGGAGGGCATGGGCCATGGCGACTTCAAGCTGCTGGCCGCCATCGGCGCCTGGACCGGGCTGACGGGCATCCTGCCGACCATCCTGTTCTCCTCCGTGGTTGGCGTTGTCATCGGCGGCGCATGGCTGGCCCTGAAGGGTCGCGATCGCTCCACCCAGATCCCGTTTGGCCCCTACCTGGCCATCGCTGGCTGGATTGTGTTCTTCTGGGGCCACGAGATCATCGACGGCTACATGCGCCTGTCGGGCCTACGCTAA